The Nitrospira sp. CR1.1 genome has a segment encoding these proteins:
- the dnaE gene encoding DNA polymerase III subunit alpha, with protein MPSSFVHLHVHSSYSPMQGVPSLETLCQTARAQGADTLALTDTNGLYGAIRFLEVARASGIKPILGAELTYQTHRAVLLAKTPAGYGNLCRLLSARHDAVFDFTAMVAQHRAGLIILSDDQAALAEWHQQAAEDLFVELTPGPDMAEALAFSRRSGLPPVATTRAQFVTPSGYQLHRLLRAIALNTTLSRLPDDACCQPSHWMMPATELERQFPHAPDALTNSRPIADQCATDWDFKHIIFPSFRHLTATQAFERLREQTYEGASRRYGTLSPAVVTRIEHELAVIRDKGYADYFLIVEEIVRQAPRTCGRGSAAASIVSYCLNITHVDPIRHRLVFERFLNPGRHDPPDIDIDFPWDERDIVLDRVFAQYGERSAAMVANQNTLAIRAAIRETAKVYGLPTAEIGRVLPLILRQTDHFAAAVDMASRAWTARLFRQARLSSPWPDIIHWALQLEGHFRNLSLHCGGIVLVPDEIRRYVPVERSAKGVPVIQWEKDQAEDAGLVKIDLLGNRSLAVIRDALAAIARHTGRQIDDAAWDPLADAQTSALIRHGDTMGCFYVESPATRLLLKKLWTTMPAAQQAQADDFEYLTIVSSIIRPAAHRFADDFIRRAHGQPYCALHPTLHEALSETFGIMVYQEDVMKVAVALGGFSTEDGDQLRKILSKKHKQRQLRDYQRQFCAGALARGADLRAIEQIWAMIMSFAGYSFCKPHSASYAQVSFKSAYLRAHYPAEFIAAVISNQGGFYSTFAYVSEARRMGLTIQPPDLNESDWVYQGREKNLRVGLMQIKGLRQDVVAELMAKRAAQGPFRSLQDFLERVSPDASQVRLLIKAGCFDRLAGELTRPALLWRLLAWREHSPPRYLPIPPEYPLLRLITEEIEILGFPLRCHPLDLVPANHVPATVVPACDMTHHIGRVVTMMGVLITGKVVHTKQGDPMEFVSFEDLSGLYDATIFPDIYRKTCHLLKTNRAYVVEGRVDAHFAAVTLTVTAIRKASYRRGPQPADLPAGLPIG; from the coding sequence ATGCCCTCCTCCTTCGTTCACTTACACGTCCATTCCTCCTATTCGCCGATGCAAGGTGTTCCATCGCTCGAAACCCTCTGTCAGACGGCGCGCGCGCAAGGCGCTGATACCCTCGCGCTCACCGATACCAACGGCCTGTACGGCGCCATCCGGTTCCTCGAGGTGGCTCGCGCATCCGGCATCAAACCCATCCTCGGCGCCGAACTGACTTACCAAACGCATCGCGCAGTCCTTCTCGCAAAAACCCCCGCCGGTTACGGCAATCTCTGTCGCCTTCTTTCGGCGCGCCATGACGCCGTCTTCGACTTCACCGCGATGGTGGCTCAACACCGGGCTGGCCTGATTATCCTTTCCGATGATCAGGCGGCTCTTGCCGAATGGCATCAACAGGCAGCAGAGGATCTCTTCGTCGAGTTGACGCCTGGGCCGGACATGGCCGAAGCCCTGGCATTCAGCCGCCGGTCCGGATTACCGCCTGTAGCCACGACACGCGCTCAGTTCGTAACGCCGTCCGGGTATCAACTCCATCGTCTCTTGCGCGCGATTGCGCTCAACACCACCCTGTCCCGATTGCCTGATGACGCCTGCTGCCAACCCAGCCACTGGATGATGCCGGCGACGGAGCTCGAACGACAGTTTCCCCATGCACCGGACGCTCTCACCAACAGCCGGCCTATCGCTGATCAATGCGCCACCGACTGGGACTTTAAACACATCATTTTTCCGTCGTTTCGACACCTCACCGCCACTCAAGCCTTCGAACGCCTTCGCGAACAAACGTACGAAGGCGCGTCCCGACGATACGGAACACTCTCTCCTGCAGTTGTGACACGCATCGAACATGAACTCGCCGTGATTCGCGACAAGGGTTATGCGGATTATTTTTTGATCGTCGAGGAAATCGTACGGCAAGCCCCCCGCACCTGTGGCCGGGGCTCCGCTGCCGCATCAATCGTGTCCTACTGTTTGAATATCACGCACGTCGATCCGATCCGTCACCGCCTCGTCTTTGAACGTTTTCTCAATCCCGGACGGCACGATCCACCCGACATCGACATCGACTTTCCCTGGGATGAACGAGACATCGTTCTCGACCGGGTGTTCGCTCAATATGGCGAGCGATCGGCCGCGATGGTCGCCAATCAGAATACGCTGGCGATCCGCGCGGCAATTCGCGAAACGGCAAAAGTGTATGGCTTACCGACGGCAGAAATCGGCCGGGTATTGCCCTTGATCCTGAGACAGACAGACCACTTTGCGGCGGCCGTTGACATGGCATCACGCGCATGGACGGCGCGCCTCTTCCGACAGGCGCGGCTCTCCTCCCCTTGGCCGGATATCATCCACTGGGCGCTTCAACTCGAAGGACATTTTCGCAATCTAAGCCTGCACTGCGGCGGCATCGTCCTCGTGCCGGACGAGATCCGCCGGTACGTGCCGGTCGAACGCTCGGCCAAGGGAGTTCCGGTTATTCAGTGGGAAAAAGATCAAGCGGAGGACGCCGGGCTCGTGAAAATCGATCTGCTCGGCAATCGCTCACTGGCAGTCATTCGTGATGCGCTGGCCGCCATCGCCCGGCATACCGGCCGACAGATCGACGATGCAGCCTGGGATCCGCTCGCCGATGCGCAGACCAGCGCGCTGATTCGGCATGGCGACACGATGGGATGTTTTTATGTGGAATCACCCGCCACGCGGCTCCTGCTCAAAAAACTCTGGACCACCATGCCGGCCGCACAGCAGGCACAGGCGGACGATTTCGAGTATCTGACGATCGTCTCCTCCATCATCCGACCGGCTGCGCACCGGTTTGCGGACGACTTCATCCGTCGGGCCCACGGGCAGCCCTACTGCGCACTTCATCCAACACTGCACGAAGCGCTGTCGGAGACTTTCGGCATCATGGTCTATCAGGAGGATGTCATGAAAGTCGCGGTGGCGCTCGGCGGATTTTCAACCGAAGACGGAGACCAGTTACGGAAGATCCTCAGCAAGAAACACAAGCAACGGCAGCTTCGCGATTACCAGCGGCAGTTTTGCGCCGGAGCGCTAGCGCGGGGAGCGGATCTGCGCGCCATCGAACAGATCTGGGCCATGATCATGAGTTTCGCCGGGTATAGTTTCTGCAAACCTCATTCGGCCAGTTACGCGCAGGTGTCCTTCAAATCGGCTTACCTCCGCGCCCATTACCCGGCCGAATTCATCGCCGCGGTCATCAGCAATCAAGGCGGGTTCTATTCGACGTTTGCCTATGTGTCCGAAGCGCGGCGGATGGGCCTGACCATCCAGCCGCCGGATCTCAATGAAAGCGATTGGGTCTATCAGGGGCGGGAAAAGAATCTCCGCGTCGGGTTGATGCAGATCAAAGGACTCCGGCAGGATGTTGTCGCTGAGTTGATGGCGAAACGAGCCGCGCAGGGGCCGTTTCGCTCGCTACAGGATTTTCTGGAACGCGTCAGCCCAGATGCCTCACAGGTCCGGCTGCTCATCAAAGCAGGCTGTTTCGATCGCCTCGCGGGTGAGCTCACCAGACCGGCCCTGCTCTGGCGTCTGCTGGCCTGGCGGGAGCACTCGCCGCCCAGATATCTCCCCATCCCGCCGGAATATCCGCTACTGCGGCTGATCACAGAGGAGATCGAGATCCTCGGCTTTCCTCTGCGTTGTCACCCGCTCGACCTGGTTCCCGCCAACCACGTTCCCGCAACGGTCGTTCCCGCCTGTGACATGACGCACCATATCGGCCGCGTGGTCACCATGATGGGCGTGCTGATTACGGGAAAGGTCGTCCATACGAAACAGGGCGACCCGATGGAGTTCGTCAGCTTCGAAGACTTGAGCGGGCTATATGACGCCACCATCTTTCCGGACATCTACCGGAAGACCTGCCATCTGCTGAAAACGAATCGCGCCTATGTCGTTGAGGGCCGAGTCGACGCACACTTTGCCGCCGTGACGCTGACCGTCACGGCGATTCGGAAGGCATCCTACCGGCGTGGACCACAACCGGCCGATTTGCCGGCGGGCCTGCCGATAGGATGA
- a CDS encoding DEAD/DEAH box helicase yields MVSFAELSLTSFLADRLQQAGFTAPTPIQSAAIPLALQGRDLLAQAKTGSGKTLAFLIPLIERAVKEGWKPAGHASAQTGSSRSPRALVLAPTRELALQIEMELRKYAPPAVTSLAVYGGVPIERHYRALRQPPMIVIGTPGRLLDVAGTRHLDLRGIEYVVMDEADQMLDRGFLRDIQRILQLLPSQRQTMLFSATFSPEILTLAESMLNNPARTAVDPGVNTPTTITHAYYVVPSEASRVQLIHTLLQSSEAGEQSMVFCDQKYKVKRLAARLGGEPASVGAITGNHSQAQRERTLTAFRSGRLRSLVATDVAARGLDVPTVSQVIHYELPGNPTSYVHRTGRTGRAERSGATLLILSPQEEHEYLAMVRRLRIQTKRLTLPTLATLPPPAREPESNGQSRHDGRGRDARPRRTGERPNSMTQDSRGGQGRRGWRAGRPAAPRRGNS; encoded by the coding sequence ATGGTGTCGTTTGCCGAATTGTCTCTTACATCGTTTCTCGCTGACCGTTTACAGCAGGCCGGGTTTACCGCGCCGACTCCCATTCAGAGCGCCGCGATTCCGTTGGCGCTCCAGGGGCGTGATCTCCTGGCCCAGGCTAAGACGGGGAGCGGGAAAACGCTGGCGTTTCTCATTCCGTTGATTGAACGGGCCGTCAAGGAAGGGTGGAAGCCCGCCGGCCACGCGTCCGCGCAGACCGGATCGTCACGGTCTCCGCGCGCTCTTGTACTGGCGCCGACCCGGGAGTTGGCTCTTCAGATTGAAATGGAACTGCGCAAGTATGCGCCACCGGCGGTGACGTCGCTGGCCGTGTACGGCGGTGTTCCCATCGAGCGGCATTATCGCGCCCTCCGCCAGCCCCCGATGATCGTGATCGGGACCCCGGGGCGGCTGCTGGATGTGGCCGGCACGCGTCATTTGGACCTCCGCGGCATTGAATATGTCGTGATGGATGAAGCCGACCAAATGCTCGATCGCGGATTCTTGCGTGACATTCAACGTATTCTACAACTGCTTCCCTCGCAGCGGCAGACGATGCTGTTTTCGGCCACGTTCTCGCCGGAAATTCTCACGCTGGCGGAATCGATGCTGAACAATCCTGCTCGCACGGCCGTGGATCCGGGCGTGAATACGCCGACCACCATCACGCATGCCTATTACGTGGTGCCCAGTGAAGCCTCGCGGGTGCAACTGATTCACACGCTGCTGCAATCATCGGAAGCCGGTGAGCAGTCGATGGTGTTTTGCGACCAGAAGTATAAAGTGAAGCGGCTGGCTGCCCGTTTAGGCGGGGAACCGGCCTCCGTCGGAGCCATTACCGGCAACCACTCCCAAGCTCAGCGTGAGCGAACGCTGACGGCGTTCCGTTCCGGGCGGTTACGCTCATTGGTGGCGACCGATGTGGCGGCGCGCGGATTGGACGTCCCGACGGTCTCGCAGGTGATCCATTACGAGTTGCCCGGCAACCCGACCTCGTACGTCCACCGGACCGGCCGGACGGGCCGGGCTGAACGATCCGGGGCAACCCTCTTGATTCTCTCTCCGCAAGAAGAGCATGAGTATCTCGCCATGGTGCGCCGGTTGCGAATCCAAACGAAGCGCCTGACATTGCCGACCTTGGCAACGTTGCCGCCTCCTGCGCGTGAGCCTGAGTCGAACGGGCAATCCCGGCATGATGGGCGCGGGCGCGATGCCCGGCCGCGTCGTACCGGCGAGCGCCCCAATTCTATGACCCAGGACTCCAGAGGTGGACAGGGGCGCCGGGGATGGCGTGCCGGTCGTCCTGCCGCTCCGCGCCGCGGCAATAGTTGA
- a CDS encoding DUF5069 domain-containing protein, whose translation MDLRQHPPRRWSDTAAGLIWLPRLIDKVRAFQAGTLGTYAYPSALDQSFMRHLRLTPAHIEALVREMTSDEAIGEALRQRSPLSDGEIQTRCAAFQAKYRWAFAVLDRDDGYARGLGYPLPQFLQRPLWRWYQRWSARKANATSI comes from the coding sequence ATGGATCTTCGACAGCATCCGCCCCGCCGATGGAGCGACACCGCGGCCGGATTGATATGGCTGCCTCGCCTGATCGACAAGGTGCGGGCGTTTCAGGCCGGCACACTCGGCACCTATGCCTACCCCTCTGCGTTAGACCAGTCCTTCATGAGACACCTCCGGCTCACGCCAGCCCACATCGAGGCCCTTGTTCGCGAGATGACCTCGGATGAGGCGATTGGCGAGGCCTTGCGACAGCGCAGTCCGCTCAGCGACGGGGAAATTCAGACGCGCTGTGCCGCATTTCAGGCGAAGTATCGGTGGGCATTTGCGGTTCTGGATCGAGATGACGGCTATGCCCGCGGCCTGGGCTATCCGCTCCCACAATTTCTGCAACGACCGCTCTGGCGCTGGTATCAACGTTGGTCGGCCCGGAAGGCAAACGCCACCTCGATCTGA
- a CDS encoding M28 family peptidase, with protein sequence MSFADAAHPSKRASFSRKSRSLDLVRRLIISLWIALTPCPIFAENQPELSASLDQSLNLISSQRMLEDVQTLSGPAFNGRQTGTLDDLASAEFVRQRFVDLHTHRSSLPEPHTESANADEQIHLQSTPFRATILGEHALLRVASTPDSPPDRIGPDYLPILDSPSADVHAPVVFVGYGISDPDGGFDEYAGLDVRGKVVLFLRGKPERYSKQVSHADKAHAAHAHGALGYLTATGPILNAYEARRGVTGRPGAFYGLTDPRRTIPGAWISTDRARDILRANPSADENQLRALQQTLNEGHSPQSTVTDTVVTMRWHSAEHDGMLHNVVFTLPGNDAAKAEDAIVIGAHRDHFGKQGGLLFAGADDNASGTAVLLEVARVLHAMPVKPKRSIVLLSFSGEEQGLLGSRLYISQPAVPLRSTLAMINVDHAAVGNGRLTVGVTGMEQPAAQQAGQAAGLADRLDVFGFFPGGDHVPFKEAGIPTVTVVSGGVHPHFHQPTDTADTVNPDILAATARYVLAVLWQLADAP encoded by the coding sequence ATGTCATTCGCTGACGCAGCCCATCCCAGCAAGAGAGCCTCATTCTCCCGCAAAAGCCGGAGCCTCGATTTAGTCCGGCGCCTGATCATCAGCCTTTGGATTGCGCTGACGCCGTGTCCGATCTTCGCGGAGAACCAGCCGGAACTCTCCGCATCGCTCGATCAATCATTGAACCTCATCTCCAGCCAACGCATGCTGGAAGATGTCCAAACGCTGAGCGGACCAGCCTTTAATGGCCGTCAGACCGGCACCCTCGACGACCTCGCCTCCGCCGAATTCGTACGGCAACGTTTTGTGGACCTGCACACACATCGATCATCGTTACCGGAGCCACACACTGAATCCGCAAACGCTGATGAACAAATTCACCTACAGTCGACACCCTTTCGCGCCACGATTCTCGGCGAGCATGCGCTCCTACGCGTGGCATCCACCCCCGACTCGCCACCGGACCGGATCGGCCCCGACTACCTCCCCATCCTCGATTCTCCCTCGGCCGATGTGCACGCGCCGGTCGTCTTTGTCGGATACGGTATCTCCGACCCAGATGGCGGTTTCGACGAGTATGCGGGGCTCGACGTTCGCGGGAAGGTGGTGCTCTTTCTCCGCGGCAAACCGGAACGGTATTCCAAACAGGTCTCCCATGCGGACAAAGCCCACGCCGCCCATGCCCATGGCGCGCTGGGATATCTCACCGCCACCGGGCCAATCCTGAATGCCTATGAAGCGCGTCGCGGGGTCACGGGCCGACCCGGCGCCTTTTACGGATTAACAGATCCTCGCCGCACGATTCCCGGCGCCTGGATCAGCACTGACCGCGCGAGAGACATTCTCCGCGCCAATCCATCAGCCGACGAGAATCAACTGCGCGCATTGCAACAGACGCTCAATGAAGGCCATTCCCCCCAATCGACCGTGACGGATACGGTCGTGACGATGCGCTGGCACAGCGCAGAGCATGACGGCATGCTTCACAACGTGGTCTTCACCCTGCCGGGGAATGACGCGGCGAAGGCAGAAGACGCGATCGTCATCGGAGCGCACCGCGATCATTTCGGGAAGCAAGGCGGACTCCTCTTCGCCGGAGCCGACGACAACGCGTCCGGAACAGCGGTGCTGCTGGAGGTCGCCCGCGTCCTCCATGCGATGCCGGTGAAACCGAAACGGTCGATTGTCCTGCTCTCGTTCAGCGGGGAAGAACAGGGATTGCTGGGATCGAGGTTGTATATCAGCCAGCCGGCCGTCCCCTTACGCTCAACCCTGGCCATGATCAATGTCGACCACGCCGCGGTCGGAAACGGACGCTTGACGGTCGGGGTCACCGGGATGGAACAACCTGCCGCGCAGCAGGCCGGGCAGGCAGCAGGATTGGCAGACCGTCTTGATGTCTTCGGCTTTTTCCCCGGCGGGGACCATGTGCCGTTCAAGGAGGCGGGAATTCCCACGGTCACGGTCGTGAGCGGCGGAGTTCATCCCCATTTCCATCAACCCACGGACACCGCCGACACGGTCAATCCGGACATTCTCGCAGCCACCGCGCGGTACGTTCTGGCTGTGCTGTGGCAGCTGGCCGACGCACCGTAG
- a CDS encoding amylo-alpha-1,6-glucosidase: MADDRTRVLKHGETFGVFDRYGDIQPVGRGTQGVFHQGTRFLSRQEVFLNNDRPMLLSSTVKEDNALLAVDLTNPDLYRDGRIAIPRGSVHVFRSRFLWNGVSYERFRLSNYSLAPVKMTLSIRFEADFADIFEVRGKKRERKGRMLPNILQKDLLVLRYEGLDEVTREARIQFVPEPLEISASQATFGIELEPKGEIAVAVMVACAEQDSQRTPLSYDAAMAEAGLAFEAEQTEDCTIQTSNAQFNEWWNRSVLDVRMMVTDTSEGPYPYAGVPWFSTPFGRDGVITALECLWIRPELARGVLAYLASTQAKDVNPAQDAEPGKILHETRKGEMAALHEIPFGLYYGSVDSTPLFVMLAGAYYERTADLAFIQTIWPNLEAALTWMDTYGDLDRDGFVEYVRKSPTGLDNQGWKDSHDSISHADGSLAEGPIALCEVQGYVYDAKVQASKLAEALGYSDRASQLRRQARSLKERFEEAFWCEESATYALALDGQKRPCEVKTSNAGHCLYTGIASEEHARQVAETLMSDELFSGWGVRTLADSERRYNPMSYHNGSIWPHDNAMIAVGLARYGFKSGVEKIMTGMFEVSLVLDFHRLPELFCGFVRRPGQGLTRYPVACNPQAWAAGSAFMVLQACLGLSIMASEQKVIFNHPILPEFIDKMQIKNLTVGTASVDLLLRRHDLDVGITVIRRVGQVEVVSVK, from the coding sequence ATGGCCGATGACCGGACGCGTGTACTCAAGCATGGAGAGACCTTCGGGGTGTTTGACCGGTATGGTGACATTCAGCCGGTGGGACGGGGAACGCAGGGAGTCTTCCATCAAGGGACTCGGTTTCTCTCCCGGCAGGAAGTATTTCTGAACAACGATCGACCGATGCTGCTGAGCTCCACGGTGAAAGAAGACAATGCTCTGCTGGCCGTGGACCTCACGAATCCGGATCTGTACCGGGACGGACGCATCGCAATCCCGCGCGGAAGCGTGCATGTCTTTCGCTCGCGTTTTCTCTGGAACGGTGTCAGTTATGAGCGGTTTCGTCTGTCGAACTACAGCCTGGCTCCGGTAAAAATGACCTTATCGATCAGGTTCGAAGCCGACTTCGCGGACATCTTTGAGGTCCGCGGAAAAAAACGCGAACGTAAAGGACGGATGTTGCCGAACATCTTGCAGAAAGATCTCCTGGTGCTGCGGTACGAAGGTTTGGACGAAGTGACGCGCGAGGCGCGGATTCAGTTCGTTCCAGAGCCGTTGGAGATCAGCGCATCCCAAGCCACATTCGGCATCGAACTGGAGCCGAAAGGAGAGATTGCCGTGGCCGTGATGGTGGCCTGCGCTGAGCAGGATAGTCAGCGGACACCCTTATCGTATGACGCGGCGATGGCGGAAGCGGGCCTGGCATTTGAGGCGGAGCAAACGGAGGACTGCACCATTCAGACTTCCAACGCCCAGTTCAATGAGTGGTGGAATCGTTCCGTGCTGGATGTCCGCATGATGGTGACCGATACGAGCGAAGGTCCGTATCCGTATGCCGGCGTGCCCTGGTTCAGCACTCCCTTCGGGCGGGATGGGGTGATCACCGCGTTGGAGTGTTTGTGGATCAGGCCGGAATTGGCGCGTGGTGTCTTGGCGTATTTGGCTTCGACCCAGGCCAAGGACGTGAACCCCGCTCAGGATGCCGAGCCGGGAAAGATCCTCCACGAAACCCGCAAGGGAGAGATGGCGGCGCTGCACGAAATTCCCTTTGGGCTCTATTATGGCAGCGTGGATTCCACCCCGTTGTTCGTAATGCTGGCCGGCGCCTATTACGAGCGCACGGCAGACCTGGCGTTTATCCAAACCATTTGGCCGAATCTGGAAGCGGCGTTGACCTGGATGGATACCTACGGGGATCTCGATCGCGATGGATTCGTGGAGTATGTGCGGAAATCGCCCACGGGGTTGGATAATCAGGGATGGAAAGATTCCCATGATTCCATCTCGCATGCGGACGGATCGCTGGCCGAGGGCCCGATCGCGTTGTGCGAAGTGCAAGGGTATGTGTACGACGCCAAGGTGCAGGCATCAAAACTCGCGGAGGCGCTGGGATACAGTGATCGCGCCAGCCAGCTTCGACGGCAGGCACGGTCACTCAAGGAACGGTTCGAGGAGGCGTTCTGGTGTGAAGAATCGGCGACCTATGCCCTTGCGCTGGATGGTCAGAAGCGACCCTGTGAGGTGAAGACGTCGAATGCCGGTCACTGTCTCTACACGGGTATTGCCAGCGAGGAGCATGCCCGGCAGGTCGCGGAAACGCTGATGTCCGATGAGTTATTCAGCGGGTGGGGGGTGCGCACCCTGGCCGATTCCGAACGTCGGTATAACCCCATGTCCTACCACAACGGATCGATCTGGCCACATGACAATGCGATGATCGCCGTCGGCCTCGCGCGTTACGGTTTCAAGTCCGGAGTCGAAAAAATCATGACCGGGATGTTCGAAGTGAGTTTGGTCCTCGACTTTCACCGGTTGCCGGAACTGTTCTGCGGCTTTGTGCGCCGGCCAGGCCAGGGCCTCACACGATATCCCGTGGCGTGTAACCCGCAGGCCTGGGCTGCCGGTTCGGCCTTCATGGTCCTCCAGGCCTGTCTTGGTTTGTCGATTATGGCATCGGAACAGAAGGTGATCTTTAATCATCCCATCCTTCCGGAGTTTATCGACAAGATGCAGATCAAGAATTTGACGGTTGGAACCGCATCGGTGGACCTGCTGCTTCGGCGGCACGACCTGGATGTCGGGATCACGGTCATTCGACGTGTCGGTCAAGTCGAAGTGGTCTCGGTGAAGTAG
- a CDS encoding MFS transporter, which translates to MEPGHTSGAGPGRPNVKWSPHLLTRDFTLVWWGQMVSQIGDGVSKLALLWFVYSITGSPLKTTMIGLLQTLPPILFGPFIGVIVDRVPKKLLLISSDLIRAVVLGVLPCLLPVDSFSMERLYLMVFVHAVASAVFGPALTAAIPSLVSRHEFTAANALLQTTTSIGIIVGPALSGVGIATMSSQEVLCVNAVSYVISALCFLLIRFPRTEAAPAGEASLAGTFRDVAEGFQYVLHQQRIILMLIGAASMYTFATSAFSTLFPVFGKKLLDLGPIEVGYLWSAFGVGLLLVSLGLVSLSSWSLPKRIQLMAVSSFISGLTLLGLLVTSNRLVAAVLMVIIGMGAGTLTPVAWGVLQEIAPTTLLGRVLAIYNLGAMTSAIAGMTIFGWVTQDFGEHPSVFGIGIGLFLSALVSMRVARWVHVHWAETSLPAEEADRPVVMVTQPTSH; encoded by the coding sequence ATAGAACCGGGGCACACAAGCGGCGCCGGGCCGGGACGCCCGAATGTGAAATGGTCGCCGCATCTGTTGACGCGCGATTTCACGCTGGTCTGGTGGGGCCAGATGGTCTCGCAGATCGGCGATGGAGTGTCGAAACTCGCGTTGCTCTGGTTTGTCTACTCCATCACCGGTTCTCCCCTGAAGACTACCATGATCGGGCTGTTGCAGACGCTGCCGCCCATTCTGTTCGGTCCCTTCATTGGCGTGATCGTCGATCGTGTTCCTAAAAAACTCTTGCTGATCAGCAGCGATCTGATTCGTGCGGTGGTGCTGGGCGTGTTGCCCTGTTTGCTGCCGGTGGACTCGTTCAGCATGGAGCGGCTGTATCTCATGGTCTTTGTCCATGCGGTGGCGTCCGCGGTGTTCGGTCCGGCCTTGACCGCCGCGATCCCTTCGTTGGTTTCCCGCCACGAATTCACGGCGGCCAACGCCTTACTCCAAACCACGACCAGCATCGGCATCATTGTCGGCCCGGCGCTGAGCGGGGTCGGCATTGCGACGATGAGTTCGCAAGAGGTGCTGTGTGTGAATGCCGTCAGCTATGTGATTTCGGCGCTCTGTTTTTTATTGATCCGGTTTCCGCGCACGGAAGCGGCGCCGGCGGGCGAGGCCTCCCTGGCCGGAACGTTCCGGGATGTGGCGGAGGGTTTTCAGTATGTGCTGCATCAACAGCGGATCATCCTCATGTTGATCGGCGCGGCATCCATGTATACGTTCGCCACCAGTGCGTTCAGCACGCTCTTTCCGGTGTTCGGGAAGAAGTTGCTTGATCTGGGACCGATCGAAGTCGGGTATTTGTGGTCGGCCTTCGGTGTCGGTTTGCTGTTGGTCTCGCTGGGGCTCGTGTCCCTGTCATCCTGGTCGCTGCCCAAACGGATTCAGTTGATGGCGGTGTCCAGTTTCATCAGCGGCCTGACGCTGCTGGGTTTGCTTGTCACATCCAACCGGTTGGTCGCTGCCGTGCTGATGGTGATCATCGGCATGGGCGCCGGCACCTTGACGCCGGTGGCCTGGGGGGTTCTGCAGGAGATCGCGCCGACGACGTTGTTGGGGCGAGTGTTGGCTATTTACAACCTTGGTGCGATGACCTCGGCCATCGCCGGCATGACAATCTTCGGCTGGGTGACCCAAGACTTCGGCGAGCATCCCAGCGTATTCGGTATCGGGATCGGTCTCTTTTTGTCAGCGCTGGTGTCCATGCGGGTCGCCCGTTGGGTACACGTTCATTGGGCAGAGACGAGCCTACCTGCCGAAGAGGCGGACCGGCCCGTCGTCATGGTGACGCAGCCGACAAGTCATTGA
- a CDS encoding RNA-binding protein, with product MGSKIYVGGLPYSTTEQQLSDLFAVHGAVTSARIITDKFTGQSRGFGFVEMSGDSEAQAAINALNGTQFGGRTLTVNEARPQEPRSGGGGRGMGGGRH from the coding sequence ATGGGTTCGAAGATCTACGTTGGCGGCTTGCCATATTCAACCACCGAGCAACAGCTGAGTGACCTGTTCGCGGTGCATGGCGCGGTGACTTCTGCGCGCATCATCACGGACAAGTTCACCGGGCAATCACGGGGCTTTGGCTTCGTGGAAATGTCGGGAGATTCCGAGGCGCAGGCGGCTATTAACGCATTGAACGGGACACAATTCGGGGGCCGCACGTTGACGGTCAACGAAGCCCGCCCGCAGGAGCCTCGCTCCGGCGGCGGTGGACGTGGCATGGGCGGGGGCCGGCACTAA